A region of Lycium barbarum isolate Lr01 chromosome 1, ASM1917538v2, whole genome shotgun sequence DNA encodes the following proteins:
- the LOC132609186 gene encoding uncharacterized protein LOC132609186 codes for MAITPENTSEASTGNETHRIVDQTSPYFLHASDSPGMTLVLTPFDGSGYGAWRRSALIALSSKNKLSYIEASSVTPSSQSAEYKMWSRCNDMVTSWLLNSLSKEIAGNLVQGSLDIAAYYTKMKKIWDDLDTLYTKVTCSYACDCGGKDKMNKSLQDERLVQFLMGLNEVYAPGRSNILMMSPLSSVNLAYSLLMQDEKQSESYMNTNFPGGSSSFLATQHYPVGQRSSSADSKGKKMELVCSNCKKLGHTVDKCFRIIGFPANFKFTKNKSQSVRSNAATSSATTKNRAFTQDQKMQMMQMFQSMQGMTQEVTPSDTHANVVHCASNIFNNPLSYFSFINSSSWIIDSEASEHMSFHPRFFTTLSPLLSRVFINLPNSFRVKVTHARTVTLFPDLIIKNVLLVPSFRINLISVQKFCKQLSCILSFSSSLCFMQDPSVKIPVVLGEA; via the exons ATGGCTATCACCCCTGAAAACACCTCTGAAGCAAGCACTGGTAATGAAACCCATAGGATAGTCGACCAGACCAGTCCTTATTTTCTCCATGCATCAGACTCACCTGGTATGACCCTTGTTTTGACTCCCTTTGATGGATCTGGATATGGTGCATGGAGGAGATCTGCGCTCATTGCACTGTCATCCAAGAACAAACTCAGCTATATTGAAGCTTCTTCTGTCACACCTAGTTCTCAATCTGCTGAATACAAGATGTGGAGTAGGTGCAATGACATGGTAACTTCCTGGCTGCTCAACTCTCTCTCAAAAGAGATAGCAGGAA ATTTAGTTCAGGGGTCACTGGATATTGCTGCATACTATACCAAAATGAAAAAGATCTGGGACGATCTTGACACTTTATACACAAAGGTGACATGCTCTTATGCTTGTGACTGTGGAGGAAAGGATAAAATGAACAAGTCCCTGCAGGATGAGAGGTTGGTACAGTTTCTTATGGGTTTGAATGAGGTGTATGCACCAGGTAGGAGCAATATTCTGATGATGTCACCTCTCTCTAGTGTGAATCTTGCTTACTCACTTTTAATGCAAGATGAGAAGCAAAGCGAGAGTTACATGAATACCAATTTTCCTGGGGGTTCTAGTTCTTTTCTTGCTACTCAACACTACCCTGTGGGACAAAGGTCATCTTCTGCTGATTCTAAGGGTAAGAAAATGGAGCTTGTGTGCTCAAATTGTAAGAAACTGGGGCACACTGTTGACAAATGCTTCAGGATCATTGGGTTTCCAGCTAACTTTAAGTTTACTAAGAACAAATCACAATCTGTGAGGAGCAATGCAGCAACATCAAGTGCAACAACTAAAAACAGGGCATTCACTCAAGACCAAAAAATGCAAATGATGCAGATGTTTCAGAGTATGCAGGGTATGACTCAAGAAGTCACACCATCAGATACACATGCAAATGTTGTGCATTGTGCTAGTAACATTTTCAATAATCCTCTATCTTATTTCTCTTTTATCAATTCTAGTTCTTGGATCATTGATTCAGAGGCTTCTGAACACATGTCCTTTCACCCTAGATTTTTCACTACTTTATCTCCCTTACTCTCACGTGTGTTTATCAACTTACCAAATTCTTTTAGGGTAAAAGTTACTCATGCAAGGACTGTCACGCTTTTTCCAGACTTAATTATAAAAAATGTTCTTCTAGTCCCATCTTTCAGAATTAATCTCATCTCTGTGCAGAAATTTTGCAAGCAGTTATCCTGTATTCTAAGTTTTTCCTCTTCTTTATGTTTTATGCAGGACCCTTCAGTGAAGATCCCTGTGGTTCTCGGTGAAGCATGA